Genomic window (Natronospira proteinivora):
CCAGCGACGGTGACCATCAGGTCAAAATTCTTTTCCATCTCCAGCTTTTCCAGCGGCTGACGGACGATCATCTGAGCCGTCTTGCGCCCAAAATACTCATCCAGCGGTTTACCGTTAATCACGATATTGCCGCTACCCGGACGCAGGAAAACGCGGGCGGTGGAGGTCTTGCGTCGGCCGGTGCCGTAATACTGTTCCTGTGCCATGATTTCTCGCTACCGATTTGATCGGGAATTTCAGACTTCCAGCGGCTGGGGCTGCTGGGCGGCGTGATCATGATCGGAGCCGGCATAGACCTTGAGCTTCCGATACATCTGGCGACCCAGGGGGCCCTTGGGCAACATACCCTTGACCGCCAGCTCGATCACACGCTCCGGATGAAGATCAATCATCTCGGAGAAAGAACGGCTCTTCATGTGGCCAATATAGCCGGTGTGCCAGAAGTATTGCTTGTCTTCGGCCTTGCGACCGCTGACACGCACCTTCTCGGCGTTGACCACTACGATGTAATCACCGGTGTCCACATGAGGTGTGTATTCCGGCTTGTGCTTGCCGCGGAGACGGCGGGCGATCTCGGTGCAGAGACGGCCGAGGGTTTTGCCTTCGGCGTCAACCACGAACCAGTCACGCTTCACGGTCTCCGGCTTGGCGGAAAAGGTCTTCATCTGAGTCCGCTCCAAAACCTTGAAAATTACGGGATTCATTGTACGGAGCCTGTAGGGCACCGTACGGCTTAACGGCGGCAGGCCATTCAGCTCCCGCTAAAAGGCGGCAATTGTACAGGGGAAAACCCCATGCCGCAAGCGCGGCCAGGGGAGCGATTCAGATCCGCAGATCCTCCACGATATGGCCGCCGATCAGGTGCTCATCCACGATGCGGTCCACATCGTCCTGGGAGAGATAGGTATACCAGACACCCTCCGGGTAGACCACCAGCACCGGCCCCTCGGAGCAGCGATCCAGACAACCGGCGGCATTGGCCCGGACGCCACCGGGCCCGTTAACGGCGGCCTCTCGGAGCCGTTTCTGGGCATATTTTCTCAGTTCCATGGCGCCATGGTCCTGGCAACAGGCCCGACCATCCTGGCGCTGATTGGTGCAAAAGAAGGCGTGTCGCTGAAACATACCGCTCATGGAATCCGGCCCTTTAGAACTTGTAATTGAGACCGACGCTGGTGATGGTATCGGTGCGAGTGGCTAGATCCAGGGCCGGATCATCCACATAACGGACGGTATAGGACAGATTCAGCGCCAACTCACCCACCAAAGCGGCCGAGAAGGAGGTAATGGATTCACCAAAGGTTCGATCACCATCACCGAGACCCGACTCAATACGAATATCTTGACTCAGACTGGCTTTGCTATTGATATCCCAACTAAAATCCGACGCCAATCGGATAATGCGATCACTGTCATTGGGGGTGCCATCACGAAACCTCACCTGACGGGCACCCAGACCTACTTCCGCGTCCAGGCGCGTATTCTCTGTAGCCACTAAACGACGACCGTAACCAAGGGCCTCGGTGGTCTGACGATCGATGTTCCGGATTCGATCCTTTTCACCGTTGACGGCACCGAAGAAGTAATCCCGTTCGGAAACGTCGTACTCGCTTTTGGTGGCGAGGTAATAGCGTTCTTCCGCAGTTTCCTCATCGGCGGTGGCCGATACGGCGCGTGCCTCGAAAGAATGGCCCCAGGCCCCTTTCTCTGCTCCCAATATCAATCGGGAATTCAAATCGGTCCGATCCGTGTTGCCACTCCGCGCCTGATACCCCACCTCGATGCGTCCCCCATAGCCCCACTCCATGAACTGCTCTTCCATATCCACATCGGAACGGTCCGGGGCATCATCGACGACACTGCCGAAAATACTGTGGTCGTCCGAGGAAAAGCTGTCGGCCAACAGGGGGGAGGAACAGGCAAGGAGAATGCAGGCTGAAAGGTAGCGCAACGGGCACTCCAGATGATGATTGGACAAATTATCCCGGCCTCCCGGACGAGAGAGACAGGGCCTTGTTTTTACGCGTATTATAGCGGCATGACCATGGTAAAACCCAACCCGGATGGAAATACACCCAGTCACCGGCCACCAGAAGCGGATAAACGGTGGGAATTCCCGCTGGCCGACGCCGATCAATGCGTCAAATGCGCACTTTGCCTGCCCCACTGCCCCACTTATCGGGAAACCCGCGATGAAAACGAGTCTCCCCGGGGCCGTATTGCCCTGATGCAGGGCCTGGCGCGTGATGAACTGACCGCCAGCGACCGCTTGGCGACCCACCTGGACCGCTGTCTCGGTTGTCGTAATTGTGAGCCTGTTTGTCCGGCCAATGTTCCCTACGGACGCCTGATCGATTCCGGCCGACGGCTTCTGGCCGAGAAGGGACGCCGGATCCGCCCCACGGAACGAATGGCCAATGTGGTACTGACCCGCCCTAGTCTGCTCTGGATGGTCAGCCGCCTGGGCTGGATTTATCAAGCTTCGGGCATGAAATGGCTGGCGGAGCGGTCGATCTTGCACTTCTTTCCAAAACTGAACCGCCTGAGTCGCCTGCTGCCGCCGACCCGCTGGCGGAGACAAGGGGTTCCCAAGACGGCCGGCCGCCAGGACAGAGGGTCGGTACAACTCTTTCTCGGCTGCGTGGCCGATGAACTGGATCCCGGTGTCAGCCGCTCCGCCAAACAGCTACTGGAGGCTGCAGGCTACGCCGTCTCAATTCCCTCGGCCCAGGGCTGCTGTGGTGCCCCCGCCCAGCATGGCGGACAAGCCAGCCAGTCCCGCCGGCTGGCCCAGCGGAACCTGGCTGCCTTCAATGACAAACTGCCGGTGATTGCCACGGCCTCGGGCTGTACCGCCACCTTGCAGGAGTACGCCGAAATTGAGGGCAGTGAAGATCATCACCGCTTTCAACAACAGGTCTGGGATATCTGTCAGTTTCTGGATGGTCGAGTGGATGGCCTCTCGTTTGAGGCACTGCCCTCACGTGCCGTACTGTATCTGCCCTGTAGCCAGAGAAATGTGGTTGGCGGCAGTTCGGCCATAATCCATTTACTGAAACGAATCCCTGAGCTGGACATCATCACGCCTGAGACCAAGGGAGAATGCTGCGGTGCGGCCGGCAGCTATCTGGTCCGCCAGCCCGAACTCTCCGATCAACTGGGCCGGCGTGCAGCCGAGGGGATAGAGGCGCAGAAACCGGATCTCCTGCTGACCACCAATATCGGCTGCAAACTCCAATTGCGCGCCCAACTGAAGGTACGGGGCCTGGATTGTGAAATCCTTCATCCCGTGGAACTCCTTGCCCGACAGCTTGCGATATAATCAAGCCATGACACAACGACAGCTCACCCCTCTCGACCAATGGATCAGCGGCATGGACCGGGGCCTGCGGACCCTGTTCTCCGGACAAACTCGCAGCGCCCGCCCCAGTCCTGCCGACGATCACCCGGACAACGACCTCAGCGATGAGGAACAACGCCATGTGGCCGGTCTCATGCGGGTCAATCATGCCGGTGAGGTGGCCGCCCAGGCCCTTTACCAGTCACAGGCACTGACGGCCCGCAACCCGGCGGTGACAGAACGCATGCAGGAAGCGGCCGACGAGGAAATCGATCATCTGGCCTGGTGCGCAGCTCGACTGGAAGAGCTGGGGGATGGCCCCAGCCATCTCACCCCTTTCTGGTATGCCGGGGCCTTCACCATCGGCACCGTGGCCGGCACCTTTGGTGATCGCTGGAATCTGGGTTTCGTGGCTGAAACCGAGGCACAGGTCTGCCATCACCTGGAAGACCATCTGGGCCGGCTGCCAGCCCATGACCAGCGCAGCCGCGCGGTACTGACCCAGATGCAGCAGGAAGAAGAGGAACATCGTCAAAACGCCCTGGAGGAAGGCGGCAGCGAGCTGCCCGCGCCGGTCAAGGGCATGATGTGGGCCGTATCCCGAGTGATGACCACCCTGGCCTACCGAATCTGAAGCACGGACGCGGGTAAAACCTACTTCATGCTCCGCCCGTAGAAGATCTCCTGCATTTCCCGATCCACCCGTTCCTCGATACGCCCGGCCTCGTTGGGACTGAGTTCGCGCTTGCCCATGCCAAACAGATAATCATTGAGCTCGAAATCCTTGAGCATCATCTTGGTGTGGAACATGTTCTCCTGATACACATTCACGTCCACCATCTGGTAGCGGTCCTGTGTATCGTTCGACAGGAAATTCTGGATGGAGGTGATGTCATGATCAATGAAGTGCTTTTCACCATCCACATCCCGGGTAAAGCCCCGCACCCGATAATCACACATAACGATGTCTGATTCGAAGGAATGTATAAGGTAGTTAAGCGCCTTTAGTGGACTGATACGACCGCATGTGGAGACATCGATGTCCGCCCTGAAGGTACTGATCCCTTCATGGGGATGGCTTTCGGGATAGGTATGGACGGTAATATGGCTCTTGTCCAGATGCCCCACCACGGCCTCCGGCAATGGCCCCGGCTCTTCCCGGGAAAGTGCTTCAGCCTCGGCTTCGGTCACTGGTTCCTCTGAGATGAGAATGGTCACCGAGGCCCCCTCGGGCTCATAATCCTGGCGGGCAATGTTCAGGATATTGGCGCCGATGATGTCAGAGACATCCGTGAGAATCTGGGTCAGGCGTTCGGCGTTATAGGCTTCGTCGATATAAGCAATATACTCCTGACGGTGCTTTTCCGTCCGGGCATAACAGATATCGTAGATATTGAAGCTCAAGGTCTTGGTGAGATTATTAAAGCCGTGCAGCCGCAGCTTTTCCATTCCGGCCTCCTTCTGGGGCAGGGAGCGCATCAAGGACCGTATTATCCTGATTGCATACCCTCGGCGAAAGGGTGTGCGCTTGTCATCGCCAGCTTTTTTCGGTCATAGTTACCATTCTTGTGCCGGTTTCCCTGATAGCCCACAAGCTGGCGATTCACCCTGGAGTAGAACCGCATGAGCAGAGACAACGCGCCTTTGCTGGAACCGGAGGATATGGACTGGTTTTTGTCCCATTGCCATGTCCGGCGCCTCCCTGCGCGCAAGCTGATCATTCATGCAGGTGCCTCCCCGGATTCCCTCTATCTGATCGTGGAGGGGTCGGTCACCGTACTCATTGAAGATGAGGATGGTAATGAGGCCGTGATCGCCTATCTTCATGAAAAGGAATTTTTAGGCGAGATGGGGCTGTTTGACGCGGAAGCAACACGCAGTGCCTTTGTCCGAACCCGAACCGAGTGCCAGATTGCGGAAATCAGTTATGCCCGCTTCCAGCGCCTGTGTGAGGAAAAACCGGATATCCTGTTCGCGGTGGGACGACAACTGGCACGCCGCCTGCAAAAGACCACGCGCCGCCTGGGTGATCTGGTATTTCTGGATGTCACTGGCCGGGTAGCAGCGGCATTGCTGGAGATGAGCCGCGAACCGGATGCCCTGACCCACCCGGACGGCATTCAGATCCAGCTAAGCCGTCAGGAATTGGGGCGACTGGTGGGCTGCTCCCGTGAAATGGCAGGGCGCGTACTCAAGTCCCTGGAAGAACAGGGCCTGATCCAGGCCCACGGCAAAAAGATCGTTGTGTTGGGCGCCGGCCCTGACCGGGAAGCGGAAGGGCTGGCTTCGGAATGTGGTCGCCCCTGACAATCAGCCAAGCGTTGAATCTGGCCTGCGAATCAGTTCCGCCAGCGCCCGCCCTGGGAATTCAGCTCGCATGAAGGCCTCTCCCACCAGGTAGGCCAATACACCGGCTTCCCTGAGCCGGGCCACATCCGAAGTGGCATGGATGCCTGATTCGCTCACCACTAGACGCCCCTCGGGAATTAGTGGTAATAGATCAAGGGTGGTCTCCAGGTGGGTCTCGAAGTGCCGCAGGTCGCGGTTATTGATCCCCAGCAGGGTCGTATCCAGGGCCAGAGCGCGATCCAGTTCTTCCCCATTATGCACTTCCACCAGCACGTCCAGGCCGTAATCCTGCGCTGCCCTGCTCAGCTCGGCCATTTGCCCATCATCCAAAATCGCGGCTATCAATAGAATGCAATCGGCCCCCATGGCCCGGCTCTCCACGATCTGCCAGGGATCAATCATGAAATCCTTGCGCAGTACCGGAAGGTCACAAGCCTGCCGGGCTTGTCTCAGGTATTTGGGATCACCCTGGAAAAAATCCTTATCCGTGAGCACGGACAGGGAGGTCGCACCATGCTCAGCATAATCACGGGCAATCGCGGCCGGCTCAAAAACCTCCCGTAATACCCCCTTGCTGGGTGAGGCCTTCTTGATTTCGGCAATCACGGCCGCCTCACCAGCGGCCACCCGTGCCTGCATGGCCCTTGCAAACCCTCTCGGGGGTGTTTGCTCCGCTGCCATGGCTTCAAGCGCCGGGATCGTGAACTGCTGCTTGCTCTCGGCAATCTCTTCCCGCTTTCGGGCCACGATGCGCTGCAAGATATCCGAGCGACTCATGAACGGCTCCTTGCTTGCAAGGCCGTCAGTACTTGATGGGCACAACCGTCCGCCAGAAGCTGTCGGGCCCGTGCCACCCCGTCCGCCAGACTCTGAGCCTGACCACAGACGTAGATACCGGCGCCGGCGTTAAGAGCGACCATATCCGCCGCCGCGCCCGCCTCCCCGTTCAAGACGCCGGCAATCAATCGGGCGCTCTCCTCCGGCCCGGAGACCGCCAGAGCATCCACCGGCGCCCGCGCCATGCCGAAATCTTCCGGGCTGACCCGTTGTTGACGAACCTCTCCCTCTTTCAGCTCAGCCAGCATGGTGGGGGCGCCAATACTGATCTCATCCAGGCCATCGTCGGAATGAAACACCAGGACATGGCGACTGCCCAGATCCTTGAAAACATGGGCGATGGGCTCCACCCACTCCGGGGCATACACCCCCATGATCTGATTGGGCGCAGCCGCCGGATTGGTCAGGGGCCCCAGCAGATTGAACAGAGTTCGTGTGCCCAATTCCTTGCGGGGCCCGGCGGCATGACGGGTAGCAGCGTGATGGGCTGGTGCAAAGAGAAAGCCGATGCGGATGGCATCAATACAGGCACCGCTTTCTTCCGGACTCATGTCGATGCGCACCCCCAGGCTTTCCAGTACATCCGCACTGCCGGAGCTGCTGGACAGGGAGCGATTGCCATGTTTCGCCACCCGGCCCCCGGCTGCGGCAATCACGAAACAGGCGGCAGTGGAAACGTTAAACAAACCACGCCCGTCACCCCCGGTACCGGCGGTATCCACCAGGCCTGCGGTGTCCACGTCGACCTTGCTGGCGAACTCCCTCATGACCCGGGCGGCACCGGCAATCTCCGGTACCGTCTCGCCCTTGGCCCGCAGGGCCGTGAGAAAGCCACCGATCTGTGCCGGGGTAGCCTCGCCCTGCATGATCTGGCGCATAACCGCACCCATCTCCTCGCTGGAGAGATCTTCTCCATCAATCACCGCAGCGATCGCCAGCTTGATATCCATGCCATGCCTCGTCGTTTTTATTTATAAGCTTCAAGGAAATTCCGCAGCATCTGGTGCCCGTGCTGAGTCAGGATGGACTCGGGATGGAACTGCACCCCTTCCACCGCCAGCTCCCGATGACGGAAACCCATGATTTCATCCCGTTCACCGTCTTCGGTCTGGGTCCAGGCCGTCACTTCCAGGCAGTCCGGCAAATCCTCGCCGGCCACAATCAAGGAGTGATATCGGGTCGCTTCAAAAGGGTTGTCCAGATCACGGAATACGCCCTTGTCGGTGTGATGCATCATGGAGGTCTTGCCGTGCATCACATCCCGGGCATGGACCACCCGGCCGCCAAAGACCTGGCCGATGGCCTGATGGCCGAGACACACCCCCAGCACCGGAATCCGGCCTGCAACCCGCTCAATCAGTGCCATGGAAATCCCGGCCTCATTGGGCGTGCAAGGGCCGGGGGAAATCACGATATGGTCCGGCGCCAGGGCCACGGCTTCTTCCACCGTGATTTCATCATTGCGATACACCACCACCTCCACACCCAGCTCCAACAGGTACTGAACCAGGTTGTAGGTGAAGGAATCATAGTTATCGATCATCAAGACCATCAGTTAATCCTTCGGATTAATTGAGTGAACAGTGAACAGTAAGGCTGTACCCACTGCTCTGCCCCGCTACTTTGAAAGGACAGCGCCAACCCAATTCAGCTTTTAGCACTTGGTTCTCAGTAAACTGCATGCAGTCAAACGATGCGCCGCCAGCTGTTCACTGGGAACTGCTCACTGTTCACTTCCTAAAACAAATCACCGCGATGCAGGCCCTTGCGGGCCAGTTCAGCGGCGCGAATCAGCGCCTTGCCCTTGTTCAGGGTTTCTTCCCATTCCTTCTCCGGCACCGAATCATGAACAATGCCGGCCCCGGCCTGCACATCCAGCCGACCGTCCTTCAACAGGGCCGTGCGAATGGCGATGGCGGTATCCATATCCCCCTGCCAACCCAGATAGCCGATGGCCCCGGAGTAGATGCCCCGCCGTACTGGTTCCAGCTCATCAATGATCTCCATGGCCCGCACCTTGGGCGCACCACTCACCGTGCCCGCCGGGAAACAAGCCTTTAAGGCATCCATGGCCCCCAGACCGGATTGCAGCTTGCCGGTAACCGAGGAAACGATATGCATCACATGGGAATAGCGCTCCACAATCATCCGGTCGGTGAGCCGCACACTGCCCGCCTGGCTGATCCGGCCCAGATCATTGCGCCCCAGGTCAATCAGCATCAGATGCTCGGCCAACTCCTTGGGATCGGCCAGCAAGGCCTCTTCCAGAGCCGCGTCCTCGGCCAGGGTCTTGCCCCGGGGCCGGGTTCCGGCGATGGGTCGCACGGTAAGGTATTCATCTTCCAGCCGGACCAGGATTTCCGGGGAAGAGCCGGCGATCTCGGCATCCCCCAGATCCATGTAATACATGTAGGGAGAGGGATTGAAACAGCGCAGGGCGCGATAAATATCCAGGGCATCCCCTTCCCAGGGCAGGGACAGGCGCTGGGACAGCACCACCTGCATGGCATCGCCGGCCCGGACATAGTCCCGCACGGTTTCCACGGCCTTGAGGAAATCGGCTTTCGGGAAACGGGGTTCGGGGGCCGGGAGTGGGCGTCCATTGGGTACGGGCCGGCGGGGGCTAGGCTGATACAGTTGCTCGCCCAATTCGTCCAGGCGCTGCTGGGCCCGGGACCAGGCATCCACGCTGTCCGGATCCACATTGACGATCAGAAACAGGCGTCCGCGCAGGTTATCGAAGACCAGCACCTCCTCCGACAACCATAGCTGAATATCCGGCGAACCACTCTCGTCGGGCTGTGTTCGATCCGCCAGCCTGGGCTCGATATAGCGGATGGTGTCATAGCCGAAGTAGCCCACCAGGCCGCCTGTGAAACGGGGCAATTGGGACAGGCGCGGGGCGGAGAACCCCGCCTGCCACTGGGCAATATCGTCCAGGGGATCGGCACTGGCTTCATCACTGAGCAACTGCTGGTCCCGGTAATGGCGCAAGCGACCCTGGTCCACCTCCAGCCGTTCACGGGCAGGCAAACCGATAATGGAATAACGCCCCCAGCGCTCACCCCCCTGAACGGATTCAAACAGATAGGTTCCCGGCCCCTTGCCATGGGCCAGCTTGAGATAGGTACTGAGCGGGGTTTCCAGGTCGGCGAGGATCTCCCGGTAGACCGGGATGCGGTTATGACCCTGGCGGGCGAGTACCTGAAATTGTGACTGATCCATGGTGTTCGGTCCTGACAGCATTCATCGACAAAAGGCCTGCTTCGGGCAGGGCACTGCGGCTGGCGTGCATGGCGCTTGGCCACCACCAGCCGTCCGCAGCCAGCCACCAATGATGGCAGCGGCAGGAGGACCCAACAGGCTGTTCAATGCGATGAATCAAAAATCCGACTCCATGGTCGTCTCGTCCAAGGTCAGCTCGGAAAGATCATTCAGGAAGGCATCCGGCTGCACATCCGAACCGACGAAGCCCTGATTATAACCATACTTCACGACCAAAACGGAACACCCCGCCGCCCGGGCCGCGCCCACATCCGCTTCCGAATCCCCCAACAACACGCTATTGGCAGCGGGAACGCCGGCCTGCTCCATCACCGCCCAGAGCGGTTCAGGGGCCGGTTTGCGCTGGGCCAGACTGTCGCCACCCAGCACCCAGGAGAAGAATCCATCCAGTGACAGGCCCTGGAGCACCCCATGGGTCAGGGCCTCGGGCTTGTTGCTGACACAGGCCATGGGGATTCGGTGCTCAGCCAGGGACTCAAGCAGGGGCAATACCCCCGGATACAGCCGGCTGTCCTGGACCAGGCGTGAACCATAAGCCGCCAGAAACAGCTCATGGGCATCATCCAGTTCCGCCTTTTCGGGCGGCCTGTCAAAGCCGGCCTGCAACAGGCGCTCAATAAGCTTGCGCGAGCCATTGCCCACCCACTGGCGAACCTGACTCTCCCCGGGTGGGGAGAGATCGGCCGCAATGGCGGTGGCATCCACCGCCGCGGCAATATCCGGCACGCTATCCACCAGCGTGCCGTCCAGATCAAAGATCACCAGGTCCGCCGGGTAGCTGTGCCCGGCGGCATCGAGACACCAGCGGCTCACGAGCGGGCCTGCTCGATTTCCTCCCGCATACCGGCAATCACCTGGCCATAGTCATCGGCGCCGAAGATGGCCGAGCCCGCCACGAAGGTATCCGCGCCGGCGGCGGCCACCGAGCCGATATTATCGGCCTTGATGCCACCATCCACCTCCAGGCGGATATCCCGGCCGCTGGCATCGATCCGCTTGCGCGCCTCGCGCAGCTTATCCAGGGTGGCAGGAATGAACTTCTGACCACCAAAGCCCGGGTTCACCGACATCAGCAGCACCAGGTCCACCTCATTGATCAACCAGTCCAGATGATTCAGAGCGGTGCCGGGATTGAACACCAGTCCCGGCTTGCAACCGGCATCCCGAATGGATTGAATGGTCCGATGGGGATGCTCGCTGGCTTCCGGATGGAAGCTGATGGTGGTCGCGCCCGCCTGGGCGAAATCGGGAATGATCCGATCCACCGGCTGAATCATTAGATGAACATCAATGGGCGCGGTCACACCATGCTTGCGCAGGGCCTCACAGACCATGGGTCCGATGGTGAGGTTGGGCACATAGTGATTGTCCATCACATCGAAATGCACCCAGTCGGCACCGGCGGCGAGCACATTGTCCACTTCCTCGCCCAAACGGGCGAAATCGGCGGAAAGGATCGAAGGCGCTATTACAGGTTTGGCCATGGGTTGACTCCGATTAAGTTTGCAGGGTCATTCAGGTTATTGGGCGGTGGCGGGTAGCGCCAGCTACAAGCTACAAGCCACAAGCTGCAAGCTGGCCGTGCCCGAGTCATACGAATTCATCCTTGTCGAGCCTCGAGCGACACCGTGAACCGCTACAGGCACCGCGCCCGAAGCAAATACCCGCCTGCTTGTAGCTTGCAGCTTGAGGCTTGTAGCGCGCTAAGGATGCAATGCATCCTTAGCGCATGCCGCGTGCTTCGCGGATGCGGTCGTAGGCGGCACGAATCTCCACGGTCTTTTCCTCGGCCAGCTTGAGCATCTCATCAGACAGGCCGCGAGCCGCCAGCTTGTCGGGATGGTGCTGACTCATCAGGCGTCGATAGGCCTTTTTTACTGCTTCATCATTACTTGTTTTGCTGATGCCCAATACCGCATAAGCTGCCGCCACATCATTCACCGGCGGCGGACGACGGGGCTGCCAGTTGCTGCTGGAGCGGCTTTGCTGGGCGGAAATGATGGCGATGACCTGATTGAGCTCGGGCCGTTTGAAACCCAGGTGATAGCAGGCCTTCTCCAGCACCCGCTGCTCGGCAGCCCGCACATGCCCATCGGCCAGGGCAATCTGGGCCAACAACTCCACGAATATGCGGGCACGATCAGTCCGACGACCGCAGATGGTTCGGGCACGGCGCAGGGCCGCTTCCAGGGGGAAGCCCTTCTGCTTGCCCTCGTTAAAACATTGTTTGACTCGCTCGGCACCGGCTTCGTCCAGGCCCAGCTGCCCAATAGCCTGACGCGCGGCCCCGATCTCGGCTTCGGACACCCGGCCATCGATCTTGGCCAGATGCCCCATCACCTGAAAGACAGTATCCGGGAAGCGGGCAGGATCGCTGCCCTGGCGACGGAATCGGGTAATCCCCGCCTGGCGGCGATCAAAGGCATGCCCAACCAGCAGGCCCACCAGCACACCCCAGGGGCCGCCGGCTACCCAGCCCAGGCCGCTCCCCAGGAGCTTGCCCCACCAATTATTGATATTCGCCTGCGACTCGGCCATGGAGAATGTACGGCAATGGAAAAGGACTATTGTCCGTCACTCGTGGCAAGAAAGAAACCGGGACAACACGAGTGCGGCGCCCATGGGCCACGCAGCTATGGACTCTCCCTCCCCGTCCCGGTCACATCAATCTCTGCCACCTCGGACTCATCAAGCTCTGACAATTCCAGCTGCAGGGTGGAAAAATAGATTGAAAATCGCTCTCCCAGCGCGGTCTTGGCCCGTTTCAACAAAGCATCCAGCTGATCAAGGTTTAGTGACTCATCCACTCTAAGGTGGGCAGAAAAAATAGGTTTTCCGGATGTCAGCAGCCACAGATGCGGGTGATGCACATGACGAACACCATCCAATGCATTCAGGTATTCACAAATTTCAGAAACCGATGGCTCTTCAGGCGCATGTTCCATGAGCACGGACAGAGATTCCCGCAAAATGCTCCACGCCGCATACAAGACCATAAGCCCGAAAAGCATGCCCAGAATGGGATCGATCAACATAAAA
Coding sequences:
- the trpD gene encoding anthranilate phosphoribosyltransferase — translated: MDIKLAIAAVIDGEDLSSEEMGAVMRQIMQGEATPAQIGGFLTALRAKGETVPEIAGAARVMREFASKVDVDTAGLVDTAGTGGDGRGLFNVSTAACFVIAAAGGRVAKHGNRSLSSSSGSADVLESLGVRIDMSPEESGACIDAIRIGFLFAPAHHAATRHAAGPRKELGTRTLFNLLGPLTNPAAAPNQIMGVYAPEWVEPIAHVFKDLGSRHVLVFHSDDGLDEISIGAPTMLAELKEGEVRQQRVSPEDFGMARAPVDALAVSGPEESARLIAGVLNGEAGAAADMVALNAGAGIYVCGQAQSLADGVARARQLLADGCAHQVLTALQARSRS
- the rpsI gene encoding 30S ribosomal protein S9, which produces MAQEQYYGTGRRKTSTARVFLRPGSGNIVINGKPLDEYFGRKTAQMIVRQPLEKLEMEKNFDLMVTVAGGGSTGQAGAIRHGLSRALMDYDEGLRSPLRQAGWVTRDPRQVERKKIGLRKARRAPQFSKR
- the speD gene encoding adenosylmethionine decarboxylase, whose amino-acid sequence is MEKLRLHGFNNLTKTLSFNIYDICYARTEKHRQEYIAYIDEAYNAERLTQILTDVSDIIGANILNIARQDYEPEGASVTILISEEPVTEAEAEALSREEPGPLPEAVVGHLDKSHITVHTYPESHPHEGISTFRADIDVSTCGRISPLKALNYLIHSFESDIVMCDYRVRGFTRDVDGEKHFIDHDITSIQNFLSNDTQDRYQMVDVNVYQENMFHTKMMLKDFELNDYLFGMGKRELSPNEAGRIEERVDREMQEIFYGRSMK
- the crp gene encoding cAMP-activated global transcriptional regulator CRP, with protein sequence MSRDNAPLLEPEDMDWFLSHCHVRRLPARKLIIHAGASPDSLYLIVEGSVTVLIEDEDGNEAVIAYLHEKEFLGEMGLFDAEATRSAFVRTRTECQIAEISYARFQRLCEEKPDILFAVGRQLARRLQKTTRRLGDLVFLDVTGRVAAALLEMSREPDALTHPDGIQIQLSRQELGRLVGCSREMAGRVLKSLEEQGLIQAHGKKIVVLGAGPDREAEGLASECGRP
- the rplM gene encoding 50S ribosomal protein L13, producing the protein MKTFSAKPETVKRDWFVVDAEGKTLGRLCTEIARRLRGKHKPEYTPHVDTGDYIVVVNAEKVRVSGRKAEDKQYFWHTGYIGHMKSRSFSEMIDLHPERVIELAVKGMLPKGPLGRQMYRKLKVYAGSDHDHAAQQPQPLEV
- a CDS encoding DUF481 domain-containing protein gives rise to the protein MSNHHLECPLRYLSACILLACSSPLLADSFSSDDHSIFGSVVDDAPDRSDVDMEEQFMEWGYGGRIEVGYQARSGNTDRTDLNSRLILGAEKGAWGHSFEARAVSATADEETAEERYYLATKSEYDVSERDYFFGAVNGEKDRIRNIDRQTTEALGYGRRLVATENTRLDAEVGLGARQVRFRDGTPNDSDRIIRLASDFSWDINSKASLSQDIRIESGLGDGDRTFGESITSFSAALVGELALNLSYTVRYVDDPALDLATRTDTITSVGLNYKF
- the coq7 gene encoding 2-polyprenyl-3-methyl-6-methoxy-1,4-benzoquinone monooxygenase, which produces MTQRQLTPLDQWISGMDRGLRTLFSGQTRSARPSPADDHPDNDLSDEEQRHVAGLMRVNHAGEVAAQALYQSQALTARNPAVTERMQEAADEEIDHLAWCAARLEELGDGPSHLTPFWYAGAFTIGTVAGTFGDRWNLGFVAETEAQVCHHLEDHLGRLPAHDQRSRAVLTQMQQEEEEHRQNALEEGGSELPAPVKGMMWAVSRVMTTLAYRI
- the trpC gene encoding indole-3-glycerol phosphate synthase TrpC; protein product: MSRSDILQRIVARKREEIAESKQQFTIPALEAMAAEQTPPRGFARAMQARVAAGEAAVIAEIKKASPSKGVLREVFEPAAIARDYAEHGATSLSVLTDKDFFQGDPKYLRQARQACDLPVLRKDFMIDPWQIVESRAMGADCILLIAAILDDGQMAELSRAAQDYGLDVLVEVHNGEELDRALALDTTLLGINNRDLRHFETHLETTLDLLPLIPEGRLVVSESGIHATSDVARLREAGVLAYLVGEAFMRAEFPGRALAELIRRPDSTLG
- a CDS encoding (2Fe-2S) ferredoxin domain-containing protein, which encodes MSGMFQRHAFFCTNQRQDGRACCQDHGAMELRKYAQKRLREAAVNGPGGVRANAAGCLDRCSEGPVLVVYPEGVWYTYLSQDDVDRIVDEHLIGGHIVEDLRI
- a CDS encoding (Fe-S)-binding protein yields the protein MTMVKPNPDGNTPSHRPPEADKRWEFPLADADQCVKCALCLPHCPTYRETRDENESPRGRIALMQGLARDELTASDRLATHLDRCLGCRNCEPVCPANVPYGRLIDSGRRLLAEKGRRIRPTERMANVVLTRPSLLWMVSRLGWIYQASGMKWLAERSILHFFPKLNRLSRLLPPTRWRRQGVPKTAGRQDRGSVQLFLGCVADELDPGVSRSAKQLLEAAGYAVSIPSAQGCCGAPAQHGGQASQSRRLAQRNLAAFNDKLPVIATASGCTATLQEYAEIEGSEDHHRFQQQVWDICQFLDGRVDGLSFEALPSRAVLYLPCSQRNVVGGSSAIIHLLKRIPELDIITPETKGECCGAAGSYLVRQPELSDQLGRRAAEGIEAQKPDLLLTTNIGCKLQLRAQLKVRGLDCEILHPVELLARQLAI